In Romeriopsis navalis LEGE 11480, a single window of DNA contains:
- a CDS encoding J domain-containing protein: MSEFDRYYEVLEIAPGAPVAAVKQAYRTLARRWHPDRFTSLEDKAIAEAKFKQINLAYEQLKDYVPPVRPPRSSPSRSPQSKSSGRSPQPTTPPSAAAPPPRSPQVPTRGKSPQRLYQMAADYAREGKYEAAIACLGVAIGRQPDYAIAYRYRGHLRSLLSLERSAAADLRKADKLERPASRPANSVPVAVPPAAMAQ, from the coding sequence GTGTCGGAATTCGATCGCTATTACGAAGTTTTGGAAATTGCCCCCGGTGCGCCCGTTGCGGCAGTCAAGCAAGCCTATCGGACATTAGCGCGTCGGTGGCATCCGGATCGATTTACGTCACTGGAAGATAAGGCGATCGCGGAAGCAAAGTTTAAGCAAATCAACTTGGCCTATGAGCAATTAAAAGACTACGTGCCGCCGGTGCGCCCGCCTCGGTCATCGCCATCGCGATCGCCGCAATCCAAATCGTCCGGACGATCGCCGCAACCGACAACCCCGCCGTCAGCCGCCGCCCCGCCGCCTCGCTCACCGCAGGTGCCAACCCGTGGTAAAAGTCCGCAGCGGCTTTATCAAATGGCGGCGGACTATGCTCGGGAAGGAAAATACGAAGCGGCAATTGCTTGTTTAGGCGTGGCGATTGGGCGTCAGCCGGATTATGCGATAGCCTATCGCTATCGTGGCCATTTACGATCGTTGCTATCGTTGGAACGATCGGCGGCAGCGGATTTACGCAAAGCCGACAAACTAGAACGACCGGCATCGCGGCCAGCGAATTCGGTACCAGTGGCGGTGCCACCCGCTGCGATGGCGCAG